The following proteins are encoded in a genomic region of Mycolicibacterium confluentis:
- a CDS encoding DUF4097 family beta strand repeat-containing protein gives MAKGVIHARQPLAVRESFSATSVDGDITVDFQDPTAQRIEATSGDGDVVLGLAGDGPFLVKASTEARHGVMVVRVPETLDPKRAVSTVIARSATGDVTVDERN, from the coding sequence ATGGCAAAGGGCGTAATCCACGCGCGTCAACCGCTGGCGGTGCGCGAGTCGTTCTCGGCCACCAGTGTCGACGGCGACATCACCGTGGACTTCCAGGACCCGACGGCCCAGCGGATCGAGGCCACGAGCGGTGACGGCGACGTGGTGCTCGGCCTGGCGGGTGACGGACCGTTCCTGGTCAAGGCGAGCACCGAAGCCCGGCACGGCGTGATGGTGGTGCGCGTGCCGGAGACGCTCGACCCGAAGCGGGCGGTCTCGACCGTCATAGCGCGGTCGGCGACCGGAGATGTGACGGTGGACGAACGGAACTGA
- a CDS encoding Rrf2 family transcriptional regulator, translating into MRMSAKAEYAVRAMVQLATVDAGELVKTDDLAKAQGIPPQFLVDILAVLRADRLVRSHRGRDGGYALGRPADQISIADVLRCIDGPLASVRDIGLGDLPYSGPTEALTDVWRALRASMRAVLEQTSLAEVASGRLPEHVSSLADDYRTQERVRGHRPAG; encoded by the coding sequence ATGCGGATGTCGGCAAAGGCGGAGTACGCCGTGCGGGCGATGGTGCAGTTGGCCACCGTCGACGCGGGCGAACTGGTCAAGACCGACGACCTGGCCAAAGCTCAGGGCATCCCGCCGCAGTTTCTGGTCGACATCCTCGCGGTTCTGCGTGCCGATCGGCTGGTGCGCAGTCACCGCGGCCGAGACGGCGGTTACGCGTTGGGCAGGCCCGCGGATCAGATCAGCATCGCCGATGTGCTGCGCTGCATCGACGGCCCGTTGGCCAGCGTGCGCGACATCGGTCTCGGGGATCTGCCGTACTCCGGCCCGACCGAGGCGCTCACGGACGTGTGGCGCGCGTTGCGGGCCAGTATGCGCGCGGTCCTTGAGCAGACCAGCCTGGCCGAGGTGGCCTCAGGCCGCCTGCCTGAGCACGTGTCGTCGCTTGCCGACGACTATCGCACCCAGGAACGCGTCCGGGGGCATCGGCCCGCGGGTTAG
- a CDS encoding cysteine hydrolase family protein — MVEHPTLRTLSGLPAEPASLASSALILIDCQNTYTRGVMELEGVQAALEEAANLLERARTAGIPVIHIQHDSGPGSPYDVRAEIGAIVDRVAPRGDEPVVVKNYPNSFVETDLDQRLKGFGAQNLVLAGFMTHMCVNSTARGAFNLGYASTVVAAATATRPLPNPAGGEVPAAAVQSASLAAVADLFAVVVPDARAIP; from the coding sequence ATGGTTGAGCACCCGACCCTGCGCACACTGTCCGGACTCCCCGCCGAGCCTGCGAGCCTGGCCTCATCGGCGCTGATCCTCATCGACTGCCAGAACACCTACACCCGCGGAGTCATGGAACTCGAGGGAGTGCAGGCGGCCCTCGAGGAGGCGGCGAATCTGCTGGAGCGCGCTCGCACCGCGGGCATCCCGGTCATCCACATTCAGCACGACTCCGGGCCCGGGTCGCCCTACGACGTGCGTGCCGAGATCGGCGCCATCGTCGACCGCGTCGCGCCGCGTGGCGATGAGCCCGTCGTGGTGAAGAATTACCCGAACTCGTTCGTCGAGACCGACCTGGATCAGAGGCTCAAGGGGTTCGGCGCGCAGAACCTGGTGCTCGCCGGGTTCATGACGCACATGTGCGTCAACTCGACTGCGCGTGGCGCGTTCAACCTGGGTTATGCGTCGACGGTGGTGGCAGCCGCGACCGCCACCCGGCCGCTGCCGAACCCCGCCGGGGGTGAGGTTCCGGCCGCGGCGGTGCAGTCGGCGAGCCTGGCGGCGGTCGCCGACCTGTTCGCCGTCGTGGTGCCCGACGCCCGAGCCATCCCGTAG
- a CDS encoding DUF5994 family protein, whose product MTLTNTHRHEPNFTGPERTPRLRLKPKEASSGTVDGAWWPRSDDLSAELPDLLAVLSVRLGDIERVQYALPEWKSVPRTINTGAARVKLDGYQRQPHCTVGILGQGRQKLTLLVVPPYTDASDAHTAMMKAAEPHGTGTADELLGIGPRDRARRDGYTLAENRWESEGGAPCRAPAMATSST is encoded by the coding sequence ATGACGCTGACTAACACGCATCGGCATGAACCGAACTTCACCGGCCCAGAGCGCACCCCCCGTCTCCGCCTGAAGCCCAAAGAGGCGTCCAGCGGCACGGTCGACGGGGCCTGGTGGCCGCGCAGTGACGATCTCAGCGCGGAACTGCCGGACCTGTTGGCGGTGTTGTCGGTCCGCCTGGGCGACATCGAGCGCGTACAGTACGCCCTGCCCGAGTGGAAGTCGGTGCCGCGCACCATCAACACCGGGGCCGCGAGGGTCAAACTCGACGGGTATCAACGTCAACCACATTGCACTGTAGGCATTCTCGGGCAGGGTCGTCAGAAGTTGACGCTTCTCGTCGTGCCGCCCTACACGGATGCCAGTGATGCGCACACGGCGATGATGAAGGCGGCCGAACCGCACGGCACCGGCACCGCCGACGAATTGTTGGGCATCGGCCCCCGCGACCGGGCCAGGCGCGATGGGTACACGCTTGCCGAGAATCGCTGGGAATCAGAGGGTGGTGCGCCCTGCAGGGCGCCGGCGATGGCCACGAGTTCGACATGA
- a CDS encoding DUF1214 domain-containing protein has translation MTRDGWQAFVDGLRTAGDALAESTAHLDAQDRAHGQRALVRAVNNLLGRLEVDRDRPELAPFNGWREKFFMDNPDFRYWITDIRHDRTYRITGNVGDSVYQSITVYSGSGVADAAAVARLDSDDLEVGAAGDFTATLSDLPAGSSSVWVRYAYESAAPDDPGWCRIDVLDAVDDEPPVATDLDRALRRLGTVIANVPKVFEVSTTADAQSPNTVRHWSAMAAGAAFTEPGIHYLRGSWQLADGEALVLEGTPPTCRHWNIVLYNRFLNSLDHRHRTVTRTAASSALVDGRFRFVLAAEDPGVAGCDWLDTEGLGFGLFVLRFLHADAAPELPVARRVRLEELR, from the coding sequence ATGACGCGTGACGGTTGGCAGGCATTCGTCGACGGCCTGCGCACCGCCGGGGACGCGCTGGCCGAGTCGACCGCGCACCTCGATGCGCAGGACCGCGCGCACGGCCAACGGGCACTGGTGCGGGCGGTCAACAATCTGCTGGGCCGTCTCGAGGTCGACCGCGATCGACCCGAACTGGCGCCGTTCAACGGGTGGCGCGAGAAGTTCTTCATGGACAACCCCGATTTCCGGTACTGGATCACCGACATCCGCCACGACCGCACGTATCGGATCACCGGCAATGTCGGTGACTCCGTGTACCAGTCGATCACGGTGTACAGCGGCAGCGGCGTCGCCGACGCGGCCGCGGTCGCGCGCCTCGACAGCGACGACCTTGAGGTCGGCGCCGCCGGCGACTTCACGGCCACCCTGTCCGATCTCCCGGCGGGTTCGTCGTCGGTGTGGGTGCGTTATGCATATGAGAGCGCAGCTCCCGACGATCCGGGATGGTGCCGCATCGACGTGCTCGACGCTGTGGACGACGAACCGCCGGTGGCCACGGACCTCGATCGCGCACTGAGGCGGCTGGGCACAGTGATCGCCAACGTGCCCAAGGTTTTCGAGGTCTCGACGACCGCCGACGCGCAGTCCCCCAACACCGTCCGGCACTGGTCTGCGATGGCCGCCGGAGCCGCATTCACCGAACCGGGAATCCACTACCTGCGCGGCTCCTGGCAGTTGGCCGACGGCGAGGCCCTGGTGCTCGAGGGCACCCCTCCGACGTGCCGGCACTGGAACATCGTGCTCTACAACCGATTTCTCAACTCGCTGGATCACCGGCACCGCACCGTGACACGCACCGCCGCGTCCAGCGCTCTCGTCGACGGCAGGTTCCGCTTCGTCCTGGCCGCCGAGGACCCGGGCGTCGCCGGCTGCGACTGGCTCGACACCGAAGGTCTGGGTTTCGGGTTGTTCGTGCTGCGGTTCCTGCACGCCGACGCAGCCCCCGAACTGCCCGTCGCGCGACGGGTCCGACTCGAGGAGCTTCGATGA
- a CDS encoding sulfotransferase family protein — protein MTWQRPARGPVAQKIYAEAEKDRADNPQRYRFDPDAVAERATRRGEFPATLFADGWAEGLREYLGSAEQDGRLNAVGAKMALQSATGRLTAGARIIRYLNDNPAVPELTPPIVIIGGWRTGTTFLYRLLGTDPRLHAPLPAELAAPWLFTEPDHPPAAEISATASQLLHTLNPDMAIVHPSGPALPEECVLGMGTDLRNWGLTSMMRLPSYAGWLAAQDFTGTYARYREVLQLLATHDDRRFVLKAPAHTAELDHLIDTFPGLVVVQIHRDIVSTLTSGASLFAVYRSTYSDDVDPIEVGRAQVNQSELWFRRAIEARERAPAQAATFLDIDYQDLVSSPKGALQKVYSAAGMATPEDLDAFLGDHNRAHPRDAHGTHRYTAEEFGIVADEIRERFSFLQYR, from the coding sequence ATGACGTGGCAGAGGCCCGCTCGCGGTCCGGTCGCGCAGAAGATCTACGCCGAGGCCGAGAAGGACCGGGCGGACAACCCGCAGCGGTATCGCTTCGATCCCGACGCCGTGGCCGAGCGAGCGACCCGGCGCGGCGAGTTCCCGGCCACGCTGTTCGCCGATGGGTGGGCCGAAGGCCTGCGGGAGTATCTGGGCTCGGCCGAACAGGACGGCCGACTCAATGCCGTCGGCGCCAAGATGGCCCTGCAGTCGGCGACCGGCCGGCTCACGGCGGGTGCCCGAATCATCCGGTACCTGAACGACAATCCGGCCGTGCCCGAGTTGACGCCGCCGATCGTCATCATCGGGGGTTGGCGCACCGGCACGACCTTCCTGTATCGCCTGCTGGGTACTGACCCACGACTGCACGCCCCACTGCCCGCCGAACTGGCGGCCCCTTGGCTGTTCACCGAACCGGACCATCCGCCCGCAGCCGAGATCAGCGCGACCGCCAGCCAACTGCTGCACACGCTGAACCCCGACATGGCGATCGTGCACCCGTCGGGTCCAGCGCTGCCCGAGGAATGCGTGCTGGGCATGGGCACAGACCTGCGCAACTGGGGTTTGACGTCGATGATGCGCCTGCCGAGTTACGCGGGATGGCTTGCCGCCCAAGACTTCACCGGAACCTACGCGCGCTACCGCGAAGTGCTGCAGTTGCTCGCCACCCACGACGATCGGCGATTCGTGCTCAAGGCCCCGGCCCACACCGCGGAGTTGGACCACCTGATCGACACGTTCCCGGGCCTGGTGGTGGTGCAGATCCATCGCGACATCGTCTCGACGCTGACGTCGGGGGCCAGCCTTTTCGCGGTCTACCGCAGCACCTACAGCGACGACGTCGACCCGATTGAGGTCGGACGGGCGCAGGTGAACCAGAGCGAACTGTGGTTCCGGCGTGCGATCGAGGCGCGTGAGCGGGCGCCGGCACAGGCCGCGACGTTTCTCGACATCGACTACCAGGACCTGGTCTCGTCTCCGAAAGGTGCTTTACAGAAGGTGTATTCGGCGGCAGGAATGGCCACCCCCGAAGACCTCGACGCCTTCCTTGGTGACCACAACCGGGCCCACCCTCGGGATGCGCACGGAACGCACCGCTACACCGCGGAGGAGTTCGGAATCGTGGCCGACGAGATCCGCGAACGGTTCAGCTTCCTGCAGTACCGCTAG